The following coding sequences are from one Haploplasma axanthum window:
- a CDS encoding ADP-ribosylglycohydrolase family protein, which translates to MIGAIIGDVVGSTLEFKNNKTKDFSLFEYNKEITDDSILTMAVFSALEKCNNDYQNIGNFVANEFISFYKKYPNPMGAYGASFENWCINSIKSNGIQPPYNSYGNGAAMRISPVAYFSSSMEECIKLSRIITGITHNHLEGIKGAEANFICYIYGIKL; encoded by the coding sequence GTGATAGGTGCAATAATAGGGGATGTTGTTGGATCGACATTAGAGTTTAAAAATAATAAAACTAAGGATTTTTCACTTTTTGAATATAACAAAGAAATAACTGACGATAGTATATTAACTATGGCAGTTTTTTCTGCTTTAGAGAAGTGTAATAATGATTATCAAAATATAGGTAATTTTGTTGCAAATGAATTTATTAGTTTCTACAAGAAATATCCAAATCCTATGGGAGCATATGGTGCAAGCTTTGAAAATTGGTGTATTAATTCGATAAAGAGTAATGGGATACAACCTCCATATAATAGTTATGGAAATGGTGCTGCAATGCGTATAAGCCCTGTAGCATACTTTTCATCTAGTATGGAAGAATGTATTAAATTATCAAGAATAATCACAGGAATAACACATAATCATCTGGAAGGAATAAAAGGTGCTGAGGCAAATTTCATCTGTTATATATATGGCATTAAACTGTAA
- a CDS encoding DEAD/DEAH box helicase family protein, giving the protein MDDKIKKSLVDKSVLSFEYNPQILVNENSKNIKRKLIENLNDSNRIDIAVSYVVWSGLSLIYDHFKKFDKTSRLLITTEGLVTDILSLQKLLELDLSVKVYNPYRNDKGFHLKTYFFEKEELRTLIVGSNNISSRALGIVHEMAIEVDSSKDGYIVDKYGETFENLWNDQLSVDLTEDFILGYSEIYNEKMLMDEHFFSLSLDNNHIKPNYMQEKALVALEECRSLYDRGLVIAATGTGKTYLSAFDVRNSEAKKVLFLVHNRLILSSAIKTFKNIFRNKKVVELDSSNLREVEAADFIFTTDKTAYSYLYRKVSNDFFDYIIYDEAHKIGSETKYNELINYFTPKFTLGITATPERTDDPKHLFETFKYSIPYEIRLLDALNNELVCPFTYYGLQIEDKLLEDKEKFDYKELAIYIKKIIDEKGHYGEKLKGIVFTSNISEAIELSNMLNSEGIRTTAAVSGQGSFEDIENDIKSLESNDRDTLELICTVNKFNEGVDIPSINTIIMVRNTTSSIIYLQQLGRGLRRTFDPNKYVTVFDIIGNSKNNYSIAEVLTGNSTVDKRKLFRYANSNFETVSPFINVEIEKTAMENIIKSISNDFKVKTKIKNRFRDELYKYETIPTLKEMYNSKQFLEMDLLQLLHRNFYDPFDEYYEKKYNIKRGNKFIGNFLTLITQFVFRGYSSDVLKEYVALLRGNPSNDETLKSILLPNEYINGRSTSINSNYYKKGNDFLTPFEKVGDKIVINVEVIKELDRLNAIDLYKEHLELFEEISKKDSYIMKPFDLVDKGEFLFNVGAKDCYMNVVGERIDHNKKTVYCTIQVTDKKSFYDNYIVDRNRIIYYTQGSNTKNQAIEKVNKFVNEKYKFYICAQFPHLGYESTSYFNLGDVRISNISDVKTTDKGKYNHEIEFELETEFPAEFFINN; this is encoded by the coding sequence ATGGATGATAAGATAAAAAAATCATTAGTAGATAAGAGTGTTTTATCTTTTGAATATAATCCTCAAATTCTTGTTAATGAGAATAGTAAAAATATTAAAAGAAAACTAATAGAAAACTTGAATGATTCAAATAGAATTGATATAGCAGTAAGTTATGTAGTTTGGTCTGGACTCAGTTTAATTTACGATCATTTTAAAAAGTTTGATAAGACTAGTAGATTATTAATAACAACAGAAGGTCTTGTTACCGATATCTTGTCATTACAAAAGCTTTTAGAACTTGATCTATCGGTTAAGGTTTATAATCCATATAGAAATGATAAAGGATTTCATTTAAAAACATACTTTTTTGAAAAAGAAGAATTAAGAACTTTAATTGTTGGTAGCAATAATATTTCATCGAGAGCACTTGGTATTGTTCATGAAATGGCAATAGAAGTTGATTCAAGTAAAGATGGATATATTGTCGATAAGTATGGTGAAACATTTGAGAATTTGTGGAATGATCAGTTAAGCGTAGATTTAACTGAAGATTTTATCTTGGGATATAGTGAAATATATAATGAAAAGATGCTTATGGATGAGCATTTTTTCTCGTTAAGTTTAGATAATAATCATATAAAACCAAACTATATGCAAGAGAAAGCTTTAGTTGCTCTAGAAGAATGTAGAAGTTTATATGACAGAGGATTAGTTATTGCTGCAACAGGAACAGGTAAAACATATTTATCTGCTTTTGATGTTAGAAATTCAGAAGCAAAGAAAGTTTTATTTTTAGTTCATAACAGACTTATATTATCATCAGCAATAAAAACATTTAAAAATATATTTAGAAATAAGAAGGTTGTTGAACTTGATTCATCAAATTTAAGAGAAGTTGAAGCTGCAGATTTTATATTCACAACAGATAAAACTGCATATAGTTATTTATATAGAAAAGTATCTAATGATTTTTTTGATTATATAATATATGATGAGGCTCATAAAATAGGTAGTGAAACAAAATATAATGAGTTAATTAACTATTTTACCCCTAAATTCACACTAGGAATAACAGCTACTCCAGAAAGAACTGATGATCCGAAGCATCTATTTGAAACATTCAAATATAGTATTCCATACGAAATAAGATTGTTAGATGCACTTAATAATGAACTTGTGTGTCCTTTTACATATTATGGATTACAAATTGAAGATAAGTTATTGGAAGACAAAGAAAAATTTGATTATAAAGAACTAGCAATCTATATTAAGAAAATTATAGATGAAAAAGGTCATTATGGTGAAAAATTAAAAGGAATAGTATTTACATCAAATATTAGTGAAGCAATTGAACTAAGTAATATGCTAAATAGTGAAGGAATAAGAACAACGGCTGCAGTTAGTGGACAAGGAAGCTTTGAAGATATAGAAAACGATATTAAGTCTTTAGAATCGAATGATAGAGATACATTAGAACTAATATGTACAGTTAATAAGTTTAATGAAGGTGTTGATATACCAAGTATAAACACAATAATAATGGTTAGAAACACTACGTCATCAATTATTTATCTACAACAATTAGGAAGAGGATTAAGAAGAACGTTTGATCCTAATAAATATGTTACTGTTTTTGATATTATTGGTAATTCAAAAAACAATTATTCTATTGCTGAAGTATTAACCGGTAATTCAACAGTTGATAAAAGAAAACTATTTAGATATGCAAATTCAAATTTTGAAACTGTATCGCCATTTATTAATGTTGAAATAGAAAAGACTGCAATGGAGAACATTATTAAGTCTATTTCAAATGATTTTAAAGTTAAAACAAAAATTAAGAATAGATTTAGAGATGAGTTATATAAATATGAAACTATTCCTACACTAAAAGAGATGTATAATAGTAAGCAATTCCTTGAAATGGATTTATTACAATTATTACATAGAAATTTTTATGATCCATTTGATGAATACTATGAGAAAAAATATAATATCAAAAGAGGCAATAAGTTTATAGGGAATTTTTTAACTTTGATTACACAGTTCGTATTTAGAGGTTATAGTAGTGATGTATTAAAAGAGTATGTGGCATTATTAAGAGGAAATCCTAGTAACGATGAGACGTTGAAGAGTATTTTACTTCCAAATGAATACATTAATGGAAGAAGTACATCTATAAATAGCAATTATTATAAAAAAGGAAATGATTTTTTAACTCCATTTGAAAAAGTTGGAGATAAGATCGTTATAAATGTTGAAGTTATTAAAGAGCTTGACAGATTAAATGCTATTGATTTATATAAAGAACACCTGGAGTTATTTGAAGAAATTAGTAAAAAAGATTCGTACATAATGAAGCCTTTTGATTTAGTTGATAAAGGAGAATTCTTATTTAATGTTGGTGCAAAAGATTGTTATATGAATGTTGTAGGTGAGAGAATTGATCACAATAAAAAAACTGTATATTGCACAATACAAGTAACTGATAAAAAATCATTTTATGATAATTATATTGTAGATAGAAATAGAATTATTTATTATACACAAGGATCAAATACAAAGAATCAAGCAATCGAAAAAGTTAATAAGTTCGTGAACGAAAAGTATAAGTTTTATATCTGTGCACAGTTTCCACATTTAGGATATGAATCAACTTCATATTTTAACCTAGGGGATGTGAGAATAAGCAATATATCAGATGTTAAAACAACAGATAAGGGTAAATATAATCATGAGATTGAGTTTGAATTAGAAACTGAATTCCCAGCTGAGTTTTTTATTAATAATTAA
- a CDS encoding (deoxy)nucleoside triphosphate pyrophosphohydrolase, translating into MKKHIEVVAAVIKKDNKYFCAQRKDSGELAKKWEFPGGKVEAGETPEQALKRELMEELEIDIKINKFIMTVEHEYNSFELTMHAFLCETDKEIVLTEHLDSKWLLIDQLSDLDWAAADLPIVDKLKEV; encoded by the coding sequence ATGAAAAAGCATATTGAAGTTGTTGCAGCAGTAATAAAAAAGGATAATAAATATTTCTGCGCACAAAGAAAAGATTCTGGTGAACTTGCTAAAAAGTGGGAGTTTCCAGGTGGAAAAGTTGAAGCGGGTGAAACTCCAGAACAAGCTTTAAAAAGAGAATTGATGGAAGAATTAGAGATTGATATTAAAATAAATAAATTTATAATGACGGTAGAACATGAGTATAATTCATTTGAACTAACAATGCATGCATTTCTATGTGAAACTGATAAAGAGATTGTTTTAACTGAGCACCTAGATAGTAAATGGCTTTTAATTGATCAATTAAGTGATTTAGATTGGGCTGCTGCCGATCTTCCGATTGTAGATAAATTAAAAGAGGTTTAA
- a CDS encoding metallophosphoesterase, with protein sequence MKLLIIHITDLHIKKNTHYSVDKIDDIVRKIKRENIETCIFLFGGDIVNSGTIPEYEQAEAIIDNLFSKIKKDTNLKVFAFFVPGNHDIQYNEGFKRDRDHIKTITSEKYADMLDNELVKFSNYSYFEKEFYRRNQSDISIVEISKLLTKICLKLEDIEINIFMCNNSVYTYFDANDQQFYDNEKGLLLLENDFLIEDYRNNNGINLLLMHYPLEYYNDDSRNRFIDEIDGKINFVFTGHIHSDNNSVKLTTRNKTVFISSGEFSNSSNDDSEFTILTYDSKDRKAFLMNYKWEKENKHYSNKRETQNIEIPHTISSLNGLSLATEFTNEFYYDITSGSHSVLDLYVFPPLKYDLGITKESKQVYNYKKYDDVSRKFKFIIIKGAELSGKTTFLKFLHSKMISDKLMVYLEYKSLNTNKETVIKNEFFTQYGVNSFYQFEKVEIENRIVIIDDFDMVEKKEMWIDKLQKFFGKIILVDGESILLSSKTSKDLKEIIEEDSITFTIDNFYKSKREELVLSVYKSLMIRNNIPNTISKEKSFLLKFENMIKSNLTLFSINPYMLTLLVDYLFNVGGSEDGSNIYSEVFRANITFQLNSVTSKYKITNLNPYLAIIYKLAFDVSKKEYNTVKVSEVENIVENYNEIFGTNILCLEFVGLLKDSRIIKEDGNNLYFASKNYLAFFAAQEYVKKSNYYDEFSNDFIYLITNLFEGVNDKIILFIAFSQQNSRIIKEIIDKTENNTKQETVMNIDEFMFLKDSKDLIGDLKQVTKQDREKIKKRQEKNERQIVTQETKEIKEIKKTEKLDDFQKKVISIQNYTMLISTIFPSFFHVLEVPYQKKLTHLIYTLPNQLLFLLFKDLDDNKNEIIDQIYNEISKEIKKGNQEMIKNSIYQILVNIVRGIMLAVYDDTARRSVDQFTVDKLVNGFELINSGHKIENLMIKSFSIEKNDKKSFEEAAVKLYNESKDKEDILVMNAIKLIVKRYVYDNEDFSFVKDDRKFLNAFFDNRSINEIQKGKNIKDSF encoded by the coding sequence ATGAAATTATTAATAATACATATTACTGATTTGCATATAAAAAAGAATACACATTATTCAGTAGACAAAATAGACGATATAGTAAGGAAAATCAAAAGAGAGAATATTGAAACATGTATTTTTTTATTCGGGGGTGATATTGTAAATTCGGGAACAATTCCTGAATACGAGCAAGCAGAAGCTATAATAGACAATTTATTTTCAAAAATAAAGAAAGATACTAATTTAAAAGTTTTTGCTTTTTTTGTTCCAGGTAATCATGACATTCAATATAATGAAGGTTTTAAACGTGATAGAGATCATATAAAGACAATTACAAGTGAAAAATATGCTGATATGCTTGATAATGAACTAGTAAAATTCTCAAATTATTCATATTTTGAAAAAGAATTTTACAGAAGAAATCAAAGTGATATCTCAATAGTAGAAATATCTAAATTACTTACTAAGATTTGTTTGAAGCTGGAAGATATTGAGATAAATATTTTCATGTGTAATAATTCAGTATATACTTATTTTGATGCAAATGATCAACAATTTTATGATAATGAAAAGGGATTGTTATTATTAGAAAATGATTTTCTAATTGAAGATTATCGTAATAATAATGGTATTAACCTTCTTTTAATGCATTACCCTTTAGAGTATTATAATGATGACTCGCGGAATAGATTTATTGATGAAATTGATGGCAAAATAAATTTTGTTTTCACAGGACATATTCATTCAGATAATAATTCGGTTAAATTAACAACCAGAAATAAAACAGTTTTTATTTCTAGCGGGGAATTTAGTAATTCATCAAATGACGATTCAGAATTTACTATTTTAACATATGATAGTAAAGACAGAAAAGCGTTTCTAATGAATTATAAATGGGAAAAAGAAAATAAACATTATAGTAACAAAAGAGAAACACAAAATATTGAAATCCCTCATACTATATCCTCATTAAATGGATTAAGTCTTGCAACTGAATTCACAAATGAGTTTTATTATGATATTACTAGTGGTTCTCATTCTGTACTTGATTTATATGTTTTTCCGCCATTGAAATATGACTTGGGTATAACAAAAGAAAGCAAACAAGTTTATAACTATAAAAAATATGATGATGTTTCTAGAAAATTTAAGTTTATAATTATAAAAGGTGCAGAATTATCAGGAAAAACAACCTTCTTGAAATTTTTACATTCTAAAATGATTTCTGATAAATTAATGGTTTATTTAGAGTATAAAAGTTTGAATACCAATAAAGAAACAGTGATAAAAAATGAGTTTTTCACACAATATGGTGTGAATAGCTTCTATCAATTCGAAAAAGTTGAAATAGAAAATAGAATTGTTATAATAGATGACTTTGATATGGTGGAAAAAAAGGAAATGTGGATTGATAAACTACAAAAATTTTTCGGAAAAATAATTTTAGTTGATGGAGAATCAATATTATTAAGTTCTAAAACATCTAAAGATCTAAAAGAGATTATTGAAGAAGATAGTATAACGTTTACTATTGATAATTTTTACAAATCCAAAAGAGAAGAGTTGGTATTGAGCGTATATAAAAGCTTGATGATTAGAAACAATATACCAAATACTATAAGTAAAGAAAAAAGTTTTCTTTTAAAATTTGAAAATATGATTAAATCAAATCTGACATTATTTAGTATTAATCCATACATGCTCACTCTTCTTGTTGATTATCTATTTAATGTCGGCGGAAGTGAAGATGGAAGTAATATATATAGTGAAGTCTTTAGAGCGAATATTACATTTCAATTAAATAGTGTCACTTCTAAATACAAAATTACAAATTTAAACCCATATTTAGCCATTATATACAAACTTGCATTTGATGTAAGTAAAAAAGAGTATAATACAGTAAAAGTAAGTGAAGTCGAAAATATTGTAGAAAATTACAACGAAATATTTGGTACAAATATATTATGTTTAGAATTTGTTGGGTTATTGAAAGATTCAAGAATAATCAAAGAAGACGGAAATAATCTTTATTTTGCTTCGAAAAATTATTTAGCATTTTTTGCTGCGCAAGAGTATGTTAAAAAATCAAACTATTATGATGAATTTAGTAATGATTTTATATACTTGATAACTAATTTGTTTGAAGGTGTAAATGATAAAATCATTCTTTTTATAGCATTTTCTCAACAAAATTCAAGGATTATAAAGGAAATAATTGATAAGACAGAAAACAATACTAAACAAGAAACGGTAATGAATATAGATGAGTTTATGTTTTTGAAAGACTCGAAAGACCTTATAGGTGATTTAAAACAGGTAACAAAGCAAGATAGAGAAAAAATAAAAAAACGACAAGAAAAAAATGAAAGACAAATAGTTACACAAGAAACAAAGGAGATTAAAGAAATAAAGAAAACAGAAAAACTAGATGATTTTCAGAAAAAAGTTATAAGCATACAAAATTATACGATGTTAATTTCTACAATATTCCCAAGTTTCTTTCATGTTCTTGAGGTTCCGTATCAAAAGAAACTAACTCATTTAATATATACATTGCCTAATCAACTTTTATTTTTATTGTTCAAAGATCTTGATGATAATAAAAATGAGATAATAGATCAGATATATAATGAAATATCAAAAGAAATAAAAAAGGGTAATCAAGAAATGATTAAGAATAGTATATATCAAATTCTCGTTAACATAGTTAGAGGTATTATGTTGGCAGTGTATGATGATACTGCAAGAAGAAGTGTTGATCAATTTACAGTTGATAAACTAGTTAATGGTTTTGAACTAATAAATTCTGGACATAAGATAGAAAATTTAATGATTAAGTCATTTTCAATTGAAAAAAATGATAAGAAAAGTTTTGAAGAAGCGGCAGTTAAATTATATAATGAATCAAAAGATAAGGAAGACATACTTGTAATGAATGCAATAAAATTGATAGTAAAAAGATATGTTTATGATAACGAAGATTTCTCATTTGTGAAAGATGATAGAAAATTTTTGAATGCTTTTTTTGATAATAGAAGTATAAATGAAATTCAAAAAGGTAAAAATATAAAAGATAGTTTTTGA